A region from the Bacillus sp. Marseille-P3661 genome encodes:
- the ald gene encoding alanine dehydrogenase produces MRIGVPMEIKNNENRVAMTPAGVHHLVKLGHEVYIQKDAGAGSGFTNEQYIETGAKIVETAEDTWSMDMVMKVKEPIAEEYKYFRQELILFTYLHLAPEPVLTKELLKNKVVAIAYETVELPNHSLPLLIPMSEVAGRMAAQIGAQFLEKPNGGKGILLAGVPGVQPGKVTIIGGGVVGTNAAKIAVGLGADVTIIDLNPERLRQLDDIFGSSVKTLISNPFNIADSVKQSDLVIGAVLIPGAKAPRLVNEEIVKSMTPGSVIVDVAIDQGGIFETVDRITTHSSPTYEKYGVVHYAVANMPGAVPRTSTIALTNVTVPYAVQIANKGYKKACLENETLRKGINILNGYVTHAAVANAHGLDYYDAIPLLNS; encoded by the coding sequence ATGCGGATTGGCGTACCTATGGAGATTAAGAATAATGAAAATAGGGTTGCGATGACTCCTGCAGGTGTACATCATTTAGTAAAACTAGGGCATGAGGTATACATCCAAAAAGATGCTGGTGCTGGTTCAGGCTTCACAAATGAGCAGTACATAGAAACAGGTGCAAAGATTGTTGAAACTGCTGAAGATACCTGGTCTATGGATATGGTTATGAAAGTAAAGGAGCCAATAGCTGAAGAATATAAATATTTTCGCCAGGAATTAATTCTGTTCACTTATTTGCATCTAGCCCCTGAACCCGTCTTAACAAAAGAACTATTGAAAAATAAGGTCGTTGCGATCGCTTATGAGACAGTAGAGTTACCTAATCATTCTTTACCGCTGCTTATTCCTATGAGTGAGGTTGCTGGGAGAATGGCGGCTCAAATCGGTGCTCAGTTTCTAGAAAAACCAAATGGGGGAAAAGGAATTCTATTAGCAGGTGTTCCAGGTGTACAGCCAGGAAAAGTGACCATTATTGGCGGTGGAGTAGTGGGGACTAATGCAGCAAAAATTGCGGTTGGTCTAGGCGCAGATGTAACCATAATTGATTTAAATCCTGAACGGTTGCGTCAGTTAGATGATATATTTGGTTCGAGCGTCAAAACGCTTATTTCCAATCCATTTAATATAGCGGACTCAGTAAAACAATCGGATTTAGTAATTGGGGCTGTATTAATTCCAGGTGCTAAAGCCCCACGCTTAGTGAATGAAGAAATAGTGAAATCTATGACGCCTGGGTCTGTCATTGTTGATGTAGCAATTGATCAGGGTGGAATTTTCGAAACGGTTGATAGAATTACGACACATAGTAGTCCAACGTATGAGAAGTATGGAGTTGTTCACTATGCCGTGGCGAACATGCCAGGAGCTGTACCTAGAACGTCTACAATTGCCTTAACAAATGTAACAGTGCCATATGCTGTTCAAATTGCTAATAAAGGATATAAAAAAGCATGTTTGGAAAATGAAACCTTACGAAAAGGTATTAATATATTAAACGGCTATGTCACACATGCAGCAGTGGCAAACGCACATGGCCTAGATTATTATGATGCAATACCATTGTTAAATAGTTAA
- a CDS encoding universal stress protein: protein MSLNYKNILVAIDGSKESERAFHKAVTIAKRNESKLIIAHIVDTRSFATVEAYDRSIAERAERFANELVEDHKKEAIEKGLTNVDVIVEYGSPKVKIAKEMAPSFEVDLIICGATGLNAVERFFIGSVSEHITRYAKCDVLVVRREFEEN, encoded by the coding sequence ATGAGCCTAAATTATAAAAATATATTGGTTGCTATTGATGGATCAAAAGAGTCTGAAAGAGCATTTCATAAAGCTGTTACAATCGCAAAAAGAAATGAATCTAAACTAATCATTGCACATATTGTAGATACACGTTCTTTCGCAACAGTTGAAGCGTATGATCGTTCTATTGCTGAAAGAGCAGAACGTTTTGCAAATGAATTAGTAGAAGACCATAAAAAAGAAGCAATCGAAAAAGGTTTAACCAATGTTGATGTAATAGTTGAATACGGCTCTCCTAAAGTGAAAATTGCTAAGGAAATGGCTCCTTCCTTTGAAGTAGACTTAATTATCTGTGGTGCCACAGGGTTAAATGCAGTAGAGCGATTCTTCATAGGTAGTGTTTCCGAACATATTACTCGCTATGCAAAATGCGACGTTCTAGTCGTTCGGAGAGAGTTTGAAGAAAACTAA